A genomic stretch from Nitrospirota bacterium includes:
- a CDS encoding class I SAM-dependent methyltransferase — protein sequence MKKLSEHSDYQLLDSGSGNKLERVGQHLLVRPSPQSVWLPSLPENKWNEADAVYIRSSSGGGKWKFNRRLPEKWEIEYEGYRFIIKPTGFGHLGIFPEQKDSWKWITENIKRADREINVLNLFAYTGGSTLAAASAGANVCHLDAAKGIVDWGRENAALSGLGDRSIRWIVDDVTKFISKEIRRGKRYDAIILDPPSFGRGNKGEVWKIEDDLPKLLRDCREILSDNPLFVLLSCHSSGFTPIVLQNLVDDMMKKAGGISSGAEMIITESGSGRLLPCGCYARWSSK from the coding sequence ATGAAAAAACTATCAGAACATTCTGACTATCAGCTCCTTGATTCGGGCAGCGGCAACAAGCTGGAGCGCGTTGGCCAACACCTGCTGGTCCGTCCCTCTCCACAATCTGTCTGGCTGCCTTCACTGCCTGAAAATAAATGGAATGAGGCAGATGCCGTCTATATCAGGAGTTCGTCAGGAGGAGGCAAGTGGAAGTTCAACCGCCGCCTGCCTGAAAAGTGGGAGATAGAATATGAAGGCTACAGATTCATCATAAAGCCCACAGGCTTCGGACATCTCGGAATTTTCCCTGAGCAGAAAGATAGCTGGAAATGGATTACAGAAAATATAAAAAGAGCAGATAGAGAAATCAATGTATTGAACCTTTTTGCATACACAGGCGGAAGCACGCTGGCTGCCGCGTCAGCAGGCGCGAATGTCTGTCATTTAGACGCTGCCAAAGGTATTGTGGATTGGGGAAGAGAGAATGCGGCTCTTTCAGGTTTAGGCGATCGTTCAATACGCTGGATAGTTGATGATGTGACAAAGTTCATCAGCAAAGAGATCCGCAGGGGCAAGAGATATGACGCTATCATACTTGACCCTCCATCATTCGGACGCGGGAATAAAGGAGAGGTCTGGAAGATAGAGGATGACCTGCCGAAACTGCTGCGCGACTGTAGGGAGATATTAAGCGACAACCCTCTATTTGTTTTGCTGAGCTGCCACTCTTCCGGATTCACTCCGATAGTATTGCAAAACCTTGTGGATGATATGATGAAAAAAGCTGGAGGGATATCATCAGGCGCGGAGATGATTATCACTGAGTCAGGATCAGGAAGGCTTCTGCCCTGCGGATGCTATGCAAGGTGGTCATCAAAGTAA
- a CDS encoding RNA methyltransferase, producing the protein MVIKVMEIITSLKNPKVMDAVKLNERKHREETGLFLIEGARELQLAIKGGTALYRLFYCEEHFRDDEAGRIVEAALNKGAELIPVTAKVFQKMVYREGSSGILAVARQDKKKFGDISLSNPPLLIVVEGAEKPGNLGAILRSADAAGVDGVIVCGKSTDIYNPNVVRASTGALFTVAVVESTTEETIQWLKDKKISMIAATPDAETIYFDADLNKACAIVMGSEHEGLHNALLNAADMKVMIPMKGETDSLNLSAATAVILYEAIRQRTGK; encoded by the coding sequence GTGGTCATCAAAGTAATGGAGATCATAACGAGCCTGAAGAACCCGAAGGTCATGGATGCTGTTAAGCTGAATGAAAGAAAGCACCGTGAAGAGACCGGGCTATTTCTCATCGAAGGCGCAAGAGAGTTACAACTCGCTATCAAAGGCGGCACTGCGCTCTACAGACTATTTTATTGTGAAGAGCACTTTAGAGATGATGAGGCAGGCAGAATAGTTGAGGCTGCTTTAAACAAAGGCGCTGAGCTTATACCTGTTACCGCAAAGGTATTTCAAAAGATGGTCTACAGAGAAGGTTCATCCGGCATTCTTGCAGTTGCACGTCAAGATAAAAAGAAATTTGGTGATATTTCGTTAAGTAATCCTCCCCTCTTAATCGTTGTCGAAGGTGCGGAAAAACCCGGCAACCTCGGAGCGATACTGCGCTCTGCTGATGCAGCAGGAGTTGACGGCGTTATCGTATGCGGAAAGAGCACTGATATCTATAACCCGAATGTCGTCAGGGCAAGCACGGGCGCCCTCTTTACCGTAGCGGTAGTCGAATCAACAACTGAAGAAACAATCCAATGGCTTAAAGATAAGAAGATAAGCATGATAGCAGCCACGCCCGATGCAGAAACGATCTACTTTGACGCTGACCTGAACAAAGCCTGCGCCATCGTGATGGGAAGCGAGCATGAAGGCCTGCATAACGCACTGCTGAACGCGGCGGATATGAAGGTCATGATCCCGATGAAAGGCGAGACAGATTCACTAAATCTTTCAGCCGCAACTGCTGTGATACTTTACGAAGCGATCAGGCAACGCACGGGAAAGTAA